The following coding sequences are from one Haliotis asinina isolate JCU_RB_2024 chromosome 3, JCU_Hal_asi_v2, whole genome shotgun sequence window:
- the LOC137277751 gene encoding CST complex subunit CTC1-like isoform X1 — protein MTAVSDVMTTPDASVILQIKDKLPKGFLINLVGKITAVSEIFRVKKDLLFLIELDNVIKIVVKQKQNLVWQEQITPEVEYVFTNLRATTLQKGSTSQVRVFVPWSGSCLYESESVEYSPVTLQDWFHCRSITLPEPIPTETGVSTSQDNFVAYKGVVTSCDRSSVGIFELDHRVGLYVTCVPASHRFTALTLGTKIIVYNAHRKGFAMAPKIRLFCCMASCVRVVDTGQEQSSKKQFSTQNLLLKPISVYSLAAPDVAALLDMPSVLTQKLQNQQRGLPLSGTTPLIPVILSNSCCPWLQEQPRNLLQEFLESPHACCVSRGQSRRRIPDLVNIGKETDDLSEKSHDLTDLRQKYYGSQLSVSHLNQQLYWSQVCETVEMCQGKLLIGYLQSNHVTGRLQLQDASGSVDLAVCSSNPPSSHVCCPTCVSPKPGHALTCPLVQPSLLGSIICVTKYKRIAERFLNIDVPNSYHIDTKYVSRSRHVLYLQISLTDCVLICLPSRLSGEGIIDETAKEKEFLESKDTSSSATPLKRKRQNDESHYGESTESQLVYISHKESLTTLSRKESPKLRFCVLGYLIGQGKSSSNDDSRIRNMQCGNLTSCKNKHQNSALVKLKENKGFENVNTSSLNLHPCKIDLNTSKPAALSKESGESGLSYSNSSKERTVHQQTDHKECCSGGSSQRISCTGWSCQEGSCSRRSFKGAAIGGCPGSVAAQPAVLLFQGNVGWYSVLQTGALYRLTALGQGGRFQPQLLETKMRKAVDSSHARVCVQVPHDVGVTHVFSTECLDPNILDVVKFPDFSEVLSSSFCETQVNLRGRIISRSHRPQTSSQAGLHRQSKPSDSLQQVNQQLGVSVLDDQCVYLQVRSLMSDAEIPVYMNLPTSSYPLGLVPGAGVEFLRLERKVSRAENVYCQFTAVSTVAFFQVSDSHRPTTNSLVQDRDTVKVPHQYIIDIWRCPTSSAEFTSTCYICHVMKLCLKCVCSACGSIVTTTGCSSQACTVTDTYLSAKVSILVDDGTSPAVVSFSNCPENVQRLLRLSVEQWCHLEVVAQEQGEVFMQQFVGEGESVLENFLMRLCNSQHVKRQCRMVLRHRVFQHGQQNTWRSGVLDINLMKKDEFAYRSVKANAMFETRCLPYLQLECMDLKEVAYDVW, from the exons ATGACTGCAGTGTCTGATGTGATGACCACACCTGATGCTAGCGTTATCCTACAGATCAA AGATAAATTGCCAAAAGGATTTCTTATCAACCTTGTTGGCAAAATAACTGCAGTCAGTGAAATTTTCAG AGTGAAGAAGGATTTGTTATTCTTGATTGAATTAGACAATGTCATCAAGATAGTCGTAAAG CAGAAACAGAATCTAGTCTGGCAGGAGCAGATAACTCCAGAAGTGGAATATGTCTTTACCAACTTGAGAGCCACAACACTGCAGAAG GGTTCGACGTCCCAGGTGAGGGTTTTTGTTCCCTGGAGTGGAAGCTGCCTGTATGAATCTGAATCTGTGGAGTACTCCCCAGTCACCCTCCAG GACTGGTTTCACTGTAGGAGCATCACACTGCCAGAACCGATTCCAACTGAGACTGGTGTCTCAACATCACAAGACAACTTTGTGGCATATAAG GGGGTTGTGACTAGCTGTGACCGGTCAAGTGTGGGGATATTTGAACTGGACCACAGAGTTGG TCTGTATGTGACATGTGTGCCAGCCAGTCATCGCTTCACAGCCCTCACCCTTGGGACAAAGATCATTGTCTACAATGCTCACAGGAAAGGCTTTGCAATG GCTCCCAAGATCCGTCTGTTCTGTTGTATGGCCAGTTGCGTCCGGGTTGTGGACACAGGACAGGAACAATCCTCCAAGAAGCAG TTCTCCACGCAGAATCTGCTGCTGAAACCCATCTCTGTCTACAGTCTGGCAGCACCTGATGTGGCTGCACTGCTGGATATGCCCTCTGTCCTTACCCAGAAACTCCAGAACCAGCAACG TGGCCTGCCTTTGTCTGGCACTACCCCTCTCATCCCTGTCATCTTGAGCAACAGCTGTTGCCCCTGGCTACAGGAGCAACCCAGAAATCTGCTGCAAGAGTTCCTAGAATCTCCACATGCCTGCTGCGTCAGTAGAGGGCAG TCAAGACGGAGAATCCCTGACCTTGTCAATATCGGCAAGGAAACTGATGATCTGTCTGAGAAGTCACATGACTTAACTGACCTtcgacagaaatactacggatCACAACTATCTGTGTCTCATCTGAACCAACAACTCTACTGGAGCCAAGTGTGTGAGACTGTGGAGATGTGTCAGGGCAAG CTTCTGATAGGATACCTCCAGTCTAATCATGTGACAGGAAGACTCCAACTACAGGATGCTTCAGGATCAGTTGACCTTGCCGTCTGCTCCTCCAATCCACCAAGCAGCCATGTTTGTTGTCCAACCTGTGTCAGCCCTAAGCCCGGACATGCTTTAACATGTCCCCTGGTACAGCCCAGCCTGCTTGGCAGCATCATTTGTGTCACCAAGTACAAGCGGATTGCTGAGCGATTCCTCAATATTGATGTTCCCAACTCCTATCACATTGACACTAAATATGTGAGCAGATCAAGACATGTTCTGTACCTCCAGATCTCCCTTACAGACTGTGTGCTCATATGCCTTCCATCCAGGTTGTCAGGTGAAGGCATCATTGATGAAACTGCAAAGGAGAAAGAATTCCTTGAATCAAAAGACACATCTTCATCAGCTACTCCACTAAAGAGGAAGCGACAGAATGATGAATCACATTATGGAGAATCGACTGAGTCTCAGTTGGTGTACATCTCCCACAAGGAGTCCCTGACTACTCTCAGCAGGAAGGAGTCACCAAAGCTTAGGTTCTGTGTTCTAGGATATTTGATAGGACAAGGGAAGTCTTCCAGCAATGATGACAGTAGAATCAGAAATATGCAGTGTGGTAATCTCACAAGTTGTAAAAACAAACACCAGAACAGTGCACTTGTCAAGTTAAAGGAGAACAAAGGCTTTGAAAATGTGAATACATCATCATTGAATCTTCATCCTTGTAAGATAGATTTGAACACATCAAAGCCTGCAGCTCTGTCGAAAGAAAGTGGTGAAAGTGGACTCTCTTACAGCAATAGCTCCAAAGAAAGAACTGTTCATCAACAAACTGATCATAAAGAATGTTGCTCAGGAGGAAGCAGTCAAAGAATAAGTTGTACAGGATGGAGTTGTCAAGAAGGAAGTTGTTCAAGGCGGAGTTTTAAAGGAGCAGCCATAGGTGGTTGTCCAGGAAGTGTAGCTGCTCAGCCTGCTGTGCTGCTGTTTCAGGGCAATGTGGGATGGTACAGTGTTCTGCAGACAGGTGCCCTCTACAGACTGACAGCATTGGGGCAGGGAGGCAGGTTCCAGCCCCAGCTCCTGGAGACCAAGATGAGAAAGGCTGTTGACTCATCTcacgcacgtgtgtgtgtgcaggttCCCCATGATGTTGGGGTCACACATGTGTTCAGCACAGAATGT CTTGACCCAAATATTTTAGATGTGGTGAAGTTTCCAGATTTCTCCGAGGTTTTATCAAGCAG tttttgtgAGACTCAGGTGAACCTAcggggtagaattatctcccgcTCCCATCGGCCTCAGACATCCTCCCAGGCAGGTTTACACCGACAGTCAAAGCCCAGTGACTCTCTACAGCAGGTCAACCAGCAGCTAG GTGTGTCTGTACTTGATGACCAGTGTGTATACCTGCAAGTGCGGAGTCTGATGTCAGATGCAGAGATACCTGTGTACATGAACCTCCCGACATCTTCGTATCCCCTTGGACTCGTGCCTGGTGCTGGTGTAGAGTTCCTGCGCCTGGAGAGGAAGGTGTCTCGCGCTGAGAATGTGTACTGTCAGTTCACAGCTGTGTCTACTGTGGCATTTTTCCAGGTGTCAGATTCACACAG ACCCACCACAAACAGTCTTGTACAGGACAGAGACACTGTGAAAGTCCCCCATCAGTACATTATAGACATATGGCGGTGTCCGACATCAAGCGCTGAGTTCACGTCCACTTGCTACATCTGCCACGTCATGAAGCTGTGTCTGAAGTGTGTCTGCAGCGCCTGTGGCAGCATCGTCACCACCACTGGTTGTAGTAGCCAGGCTTGTACTGTCACCGACACATATCTCAGTGCTAAAGTCAG TATCCTGGTAGATGATGGAACAAGTCCAGCTgtggtttcattttcaaactgcCCGGAAAATGTGCAGCGTTTGCTTCGTCTGTCAGTGGAACAGTGGTGCCACCTGGAGGTTGTCGCACAAGAGCAGGGAGAAGTCTTCATGCAGCAG TTTGTGGGAGAGGGTGAGTCTGTGCTGGAGAACTTCTTGATGCGACTCTGCAACAGCCAGCATGTCAAACGGCAATGTCGGATGGTCCTCAGACATCGAGTCTTTCAACATGGCCAACAGAACACATGGCGGTCGGGTGTCCTTGACATTAACCTGATGAAAAAAGATG AGTTTGCCTATCGCAGTGTAAAGGCCAATGCCATGTTTGAGACCCGCTGTCTACCCTACCTGCAGCTTGAGTGTATGGATCTGAAGGAGGTTGCTTACGATGTCTGGTGA
- the LOC137277751 gene encoding CST complex subunit CTC1-like isoform X2: MTAVSDVMTTPDASVILQIKDKLPKGFLINLVGKITAVSEIFRVKKDLLFLIELDNVIKIVVKKQNLVWQEQITPEVEYVFTNLRATTLQKGSTSQVRVFVPWSGSCLYESESVEYSPVTLQDWFHCRSITLPEPIPTETGVSTSQDNFVAYKGVVTSCDRSSVGIFELDHRVGLYVTCVPASHRFTALTLGTKIIVYNAHRKGFAMAPKIRLFCCMASCVRVVDTGQEQSSKKQFSTQNLLLKPISVYSLAAPDVAALLDMPSVLTQKLQNQQRGLPLSGTTPLIPVILSNSCCPWLQEQPRNLLQEFLESPHACCVSRGQSRRRIPDLVNIGKETDDLSEKSHDLTDLRQKYYGSQLSVSHLNQQLYWSQVCETVEMCQGKLLIGYLQSNHVTGRLQLQDASGSVDLAVCSSNPPSSHVCCPTCVSPKPGHALTCPLVQPSLLGSIICVTKYKRIAERFLNIDVPNSYHIDTKYVSRSRHVLYLQISLTDCVLICLPSRLSGEGIIDETAKEKEFLESKDTSSSATPLKRKRQNDESHYGESTESQLVYISHKESLTTLSRKESPKLRFCVLGYLIGQGKSSSNDDSRIRNMQCGNLTSCKNKHQNSALVKLKENKGFENVNTSSLNLHPCKIDLNTSKPAALSKESGESGLSYSNSSKERTVHQQTDHKECCSGGSSQRISCTGWSCQEGSCSRRSFKGAAIGGCPGSVAAQPAVLLFQGNVGWYSVLQTGALYRLTALGQGGRFQPQLLETKMRKAVDSSHARVCVQVPHDVGVTHVFSTECLDPNILDVVKFPDFSEVLSSSFCETQVNLRGRIISRSHRPQTSSQAGLHRQSKPSDSLQQVNQQLGVSVLDDQCVYLQVRSLMSDAEIPVYMNLPTSSYPLGLVPGAGVEFLRLERKVSRAENVYCQFTAVSTVAFFQVSDSHRPTTNSLVQDRDTVKVPHQYIIDIWRCPTSSAEFTSTCYICHVMKLCLKCVCSACGSIVTTTGCSSQACTVTDTYLSAKVSILVDDGTSPAVVSFSNCPENVQRLLRLSVEQWCHLEVVAQEQGEVFMQQFVGEGESVLENFLMRLCNSQHVKRQCRMVLRHRVFQHGQQNTWRSGVLDINLMKKDEFAYRSVKANAMFETRCLPYLQLECMDLKEVAYDVW; encoded by the exons ATGACTGCAGTGTCTGATGTGATGACCACACCTGATGCTAGCGTTATCCTACAGATCAA AGATAAATTGCCAAAAGGATTTCTTATCAACCTTGTTGGCAAAATAACTGCAGTCAGTGAAATTTTCAG AGTGAAGAAGGATTTGTTATTCTTGATTGAATTAGACAATGTCATCAAGATAGTCGTAAAG AAACAGAATCTAGTCTGGCAGGAGCAGATAACTCCAGAAGTGGAATATGTCTTTACCAACTTGAGAGCCACAACACTGCAGAAG GGTTCGACGTCCCAGGTGAGGGTTTTTGTTCCCTGGAGTGGAAGCTGCCTGTATGAATCTGAATCTGTGGAGTACTCCCCAGTCACCCTCCAG GACTGGTTTCACTGTAGGAGCATCACACTGCCAGAACCGATTCCAACTGAGACTGGTGTCTCAACATCACAAGACAACTTTGTGGCATATAAG GGGGTTGTGACTAGCTGTGACCGGTCAAGTGTGGGGATATTTGAACTGGACCACAGAGTTGG TCTGTATGTGACATGTGTGCCAGCCAGTCATCGCTTCACAGCCCTCACCCTTGGGACAAAGATCATTGTCTACAATGCTCACAGGAAAGGCTTTGCAATG GCTCCCAAGATCCGTCTGTTCTGTTGTATGGCCAGTTGCGTCCGGGTTGTGGACACAGGACAGGAACAATCCTCCAAGAAGCAG TTCTCCACGCAGAATCTGCTGCTGAAACCCATCTCTGTCTACAGTCTGGCAGCACCTGATGTGGCTGCACTGCTGGATATGCCCTCTGTCCTTACCCAGAAACTCCAGAACCAGCAACG TGGCCTGCCTTTGTCTGGCACTACCCCTCTCATCCCTGTCATCTTGAGCAACAGCTGTTGCCCCTGGCTACAGGAGCAACCCAGAAATCTGCTGCAAGAGTTCCTAGAATCTCCACATGCCTGCTGCGTCAGTAGAGGGCAG TCAAGACGGAGAATCCCTGACCTTGTCAATATCGGCAAGGAAACTGATGATCTGTCTGAGAAGTCACATGACTTAACTGACCTtcgacagaaatactacggatCACAACTATCTGTGTCTCATCTGAACCAACAACTCTACTGGAGCCAAGTGTGTGAGACTGTGGAGATGTGTCAGGGCAAG CTTCTGATAGGATACCTCCAGTCTAATCATGTGACAGGAAGACTCCAACTACAGGATGCTTCAGGATCAGTTGACCTTGCCGTCTGCTCCTCCAATCCACCAAGCAGCCATGTTTGTTGTCCAACCTGTGTCAGCCCTAAGCCCGGACATGCTTTAACATGTCCCCTGGTACAGCCCAGCCTGCTTGGCAGCATCATTTGTGTCACCAAGTACAAGCGGATTGCTGAGCGATTCCTCAATATTGATGTTCCCAACTCCTATCACATTGACACTAAATATGTGAGCAGATCAAGACATGTTCTGTACCTCCAGATCTCCCTTACAGACTGTGTGCTCATATGCCTTCCATCCAGGTTGTCAGGTGAAGGCATCATTGATGAAACTGCAAAGGAGAAAGAATTCCTTGAATCAAAAGACACATCTTCATCAGCTACTCCACTAAAGAGGAAGCGACAGAATGATGAATCACATTATGGAGAATCGACTGAGTCTCAGTTGGTGTACATCTCCCACAAGGAGTCCCTGACTACTCTCAGCAGGAAGGAGTCACCAAAGCTTAGGTTCTGTGTTCTAGGATATTTGATAGGACAAGGGAAGTCTTCCAGCAATGATGACAGTAGAATCAGAAATATGCAGTGTGGTAATCTCACAAGTTGTAAAAACAAACACCAGAACAGTGCACTTGTCAAGTTAAAGGAGAACAAAGGCTTTGAAAATGTGAATACATCATCATTGAATCTTCATCCTTGTAAGATAGATTTGAACACATCAAAGCCTGCAGCTCTGTCGAAAGAAAGTGGTGAAAGTGGACTCTCTTACAGCAATAGCTCCAAAGAAAGAACTGTTCATCAACAAACTGATCATAAAGAATGTTGCTCAGGAGGAAGCAGTCAAAGAATAAGTTGTACAGGATGGAGTTGTCAAGAAGGAAGTTGTTCAAGGCGGAGTTTTAAAGGAGCAGCCATAGGTGGTTGTCCAGGAAGTGTAGCTGCTCAGCCTGCTGTGCTGCTGTTTCAGGGCAATGTGGGATGGTACAGTGTTCTGCAGACAGGTGCCCTCTACAGACTGACAGCATTGGGGCAGGGAGGCAGGTTCCAGCCCCAGCTCCTGGAGACCAAGATGAGAAAGGCTGTTGACTCATCTcacgcacgtgtgtgtgtgcaggttCCCCATGATGTTGGGGTCACACATGTGTTCAGCACAGAATGT CTTGACCCAAATATTTTAGATGTGGTGAAGTTTCCAGATTTCTCCGAGGTTTTATCAAGCAG tttttgtgAGACTCAGGTGAACCTAcggggtagaattatctcccgcTCCCATCGGCCTCAGACATCCTCCCAGGCAGGTTTACACCGACAGTCAAAGCCCAGTGACTCTCTACAGCAGGTCAACCAGCAGCTAG GTGTGTCTGTACTTGATGACCAGTGTGTATACCTGCAAGTGCGGAGTCTGATGTCAGATGCAGAGATACCTGTGTACATGAACCTCCCGACATCTTCGTATCCCCTTGGACTCGTGCCTGGTGCTGGTGTAGAGTTCCTGCGCCTGGAGAGGAAGGTGTCTCGCGCTGAGAATGTGTACTGTCAGTTCACAGCTGTGTCTACTGTGGCATTTTTCCAGGTGTCAGATTCACACAG ACCCACCACAAACAGTCTTGTACAGGACAGAGACACTGTGAAAGTCCCCCATCAGTACATTATAGACATATGGCGGTGTCCGACATCAAGCGCTGAGTTCACGTCCACTTGCTACATCTGCCACGTCATGAAGCTGTGTCTGAAGTGTGTCTGCAGCGCCTGTGGCAGCATCGTCACCACCACTGGTTGTAGTAGCCAGGCTTGTACTGTCACCGACACATATCTCAGTGCTAAAGTCAG TATCCTGGTAGATGATGGAACAAGTCCAGCTgtggtttcattttcaaactgcCCGGAAAATGTGCAGCGTTTGCTTCGTCTGTCAGTGGAACAGTGGTGCCACCTGGAGGTTGTCGCACAAGAGCAGGGAGAAGTCTTCATGCAGCAG TTTGTGGGAGAGGGTGAGTCTGTGCTGGAGAACTTCTTGATGCGACTCTGCAACAGCCAGCATGTCAAACGGCAATGTCGGATGGTCCTCAGACATCGAGTCTTTCAACATGGCCAACAGAACACATGGCGGTCGGGTGTCCTTGACATTAACCTGATGAAAAAAGATG AGTTTGCCTATCGCAGTGTAAAGGCCAATGCCATGTTTGAGACCCGCTGTCTACCCTACCTGCAGCTTGAGTGTATGGATCTGAAGGAGGTTGCTTACGATGTCTGGTGA